ACATTGGTGAGTAATAACTGTTTCTCCTCGTTGATCTCCAGGTGCGCCTGTTGCACACGGCGCTGGCCATCGGCAGTACTCATGGGCAGGTCAAACTCCTGTACATCTCTGATGGGGAAGGCCGAGAGCAAGCCGAGGCCCGAGTAGCTGTTAATAGTTTTATTGCCAACCTGTCGCTGTTTAAACCGCGCAAAGGTAAAATGATAATACATATCCAGCTCCTCGGCCAGGTAGCGCAAGGTGTCTATCGACTCATCTTCAGAGAGAAAACATTCCTGGCAGGCCACCACGTGCGGCGTAAGCATTTTAAGTTGCGCCGCCAGCAGCTTAATGCGATTGTAATAATCGCCATCGCATTTCCAGGTATTTATGGTAACAATTCTTATCTGCATGTTAAAAGCCAAATATGCGTTTTGAGCGTTCGCTGTTAATTAGCTTATGGTTAATTGTTTGTTAGCACCACCTCTCCCTAACCCTCTCCAAAGGAGAGGGAACGAAGGGGATAGTTTAGTTGATGTAATAATGACCAAGCTCTGTAAAGCCCCTCTCCTTTGGAGAGGGGTTGGGGTGAGGTTTTCGGAGAGGGTTAGGGAGAGGTTTATTAGCCAACAATTAGCCAACTATTCATAAACCATTGCCAAAGCCAATTTTTTAACACCAAACCCGGCAAAATGGTTAGTTATTTAATATTTGGCTAAAGATTACTTCAATCCGGTGTGCTAATATTATGCTGAGGAACTTCGGCTATGTATTGGCTGCATCTTCCCCGAAAAAAAGTTAGACATGAGGAAAAACAGGCTGGTTATTATTGATGATCAATATGACGTGCTTGAACTGCTGAAATACAACTTCACCCGAGAGGGTTATGAGGTTAAATATTTTTTTACAGCGGTTGATGCGCTCAAGTATATTACCAACGACAATACCGACCTGGTGTTGACCGATTGGGTACTGCCTGAAATGGACGGTCTGGAACTGTGCAAAAACCTGAAAATGAGTATGGCCACGCAGGATATCCCCCTGGTAATGCTCACCGGTAAAAATGACGAGATTGACGCCGTAACCGCCTTGGAAGTTGGTGCCGATGATTACCTGGTAAAGCCCCTCCGTATTAAAGAAATGATGACGCGGGTAAAGAAGATCCTGCGCCGCAAGCTAGCCGACGATACAATAAAAACCACCACCGTAGTACAAGATAAGCTTGATTTTGGCGCTCTGCGTCTGGATGTCATCGCCTATAAAGTGTATCTGAATAATTGCGAGTTGGACCTCACCATCGGCGAATTTAAACTGTTGGAATTACTGGCCAAATATCCCGGCAAAGTTTTCTCCCGTAACCAGATCATCGAAAAAATTAACGGTCCGCAGTATTTTGCCACAGAGCGGTCTATTGATGTGCAGATAGTAGGCTTGCGCAAAAAGTTAGGCATTTATAAGGAAGCGGTAGAAACGGTGCGCTCTGTGGGGTATCGTTTTAATGTGGCGCCGTTTAAAGTGGAGTGACGTAAAGTGGGTCTTTCCTGATAACTCATTAGCGGGGAGGTGTCATCCTGAGCATGTCGAAGGGCGCGCGAAGGCCCGGCCGCTGTACAAAACTATGTGTAAATGCCCCCGCACGTGTTTCGACAAGCTCAACATGACACCCTTTTTATGCTTCGCTAATATTGGAATTATACGATCCTTATATGCCTCCCTAACCATCCCCTAACAAACCACCCTAACCAAGCGCTAACAAAACAATATCCCTGCACTAATTATCTGCAAATAATTGGCCGGTACTTTTGACAAAAAAGTTAAACATGCCGGAACAAGATTATATACTGTGCGAGTGCGCTTTAGCGCCGCTTGAGCAGCTGGTAACAGCGCTGGAAGGCAGCGTGGAAATAGCCATGCTCAAGGAGCCCGCCATTTGCATGGTAATGATTAAGGCTGAAGACTCGGTAGAGTTTCAGCCTTTTTATTTGGGCGAAGCCCTGGCCACCGAGTGCGAAATGTTAGTGAACGGTATGCGTGGCATTGGTGTTTGCCTGGGCGATGAGCCTGTGCGCAGTTACTGCATTGCCTTTATGGATGCCTATACCCAGATGCCCGGTGCTGATATGCCAAGGGTAAACCAATTTTTAACCGAACAAGCCGATGCCATTGAACGTGCCGTGAAGCTGGAGAACGAGCTGATTATGCGCACCAAGGTCGACTTTAAACTAATGGAGCAAGACTAATATGCAAACCGCCATATACGACCAGATTTTTGATGCCCAGCAGCACTATCGGCTGATATTGGACAGCATGGCCCGCCCGGGCAAGATCAGCGTTTTTCCTGAACTGGAGCTGGATTATCCCGCAGGCATCAATCGCGCCAGCATATTAATTGCCATGGCTTTGTTAAATACCGATGTAAGCTTTACCGCTTTAGCCGAGTTTGAAGGTGCCATTGCCGATTACATTGCCCTGCATACATCAGCAGTGAAAGCGGAGCTAACAGAGACCGACTTTGTTTTCGTCCCCCAAAACTTCAATGCTGAATTTATTTATAGCCTGAAAGTTGGCAATCTGCCCTATCCCGAAGAAAGCGCCACCATTATAGCCGATGCTAATGCCATCAGCACAGCGCCATTTCCCGGCGCAATGGAATTGACGCTGAAAGGTCCGGGTATTAATGGTACAACCGTCATCTACATTGCCGGCCTTAACCCCGAAATACTGGACGAGCTGAAAATACAAAACGCTGAGTTTCCGCTGGGGATTGACCTGATGGTAACCGATGCCGATGCCAACCTGATCTGCATACCGCGGAGCACTTCAGTGGTTATTAGTCATTAGACACTAGTTATTCGAGTAAGATTCACTCATTCAAAATTCACTCAATCACTCATTAAATAAAAATATGGGATACGTTGCAGTAAAAGGCGGTACTGATGCCATCCACAACTCGCAGTTGCTGCTGGAGTTTTACAGGCTGAAGGACGCTACAACGCCGCTGGATATTCAGCAGATCAAAGCGCAACTGCGCATGGCGATAGATAAGGTAATGGGCGAGGGCGGTTTGTATACGCCAGAGTATGCGGCCATTGCCATTAAACAAGCCGAAGGAGAGGTGTTTGAAGCCGCATTTATCCTGCGCGCCTTCCGTGCCACCTTACAGCGCAAATATTATTCTGAAGCCATTAATACCCGCGAGATGTTTGTAAAACGCAAAATCTCGGCTTCGTTCCGCGAAATACCGGGCGGACAGGTTTTGGGCCCCACCCGCGATTATACCCAGCGCATGCTGGATACCACCAAAGCTACCGAGACCGAAGAGCAGATGCAGGAGTTTCTGACCGAGTTTCTATCGGGCATTGATCAGGATAAGCTGAAAAGTATCGGTCGCTACGCCAAGGTAATCGACCTGCTGAAGAACGAAGGCCTGTTGCAACCGGCAGACCCGAACGAAGACCGTATCCTGAAAGACGTTACCCGCGAGGCTATCCGCTTCCCGGCCCCGCGCTCGGCCAGGTTACAGATGCTTTGCCGTGCAGAGACCGGCGGACTGATGTCGCTGGGTTATGCCAGTATGCGCGGTTTCGGCAGTGTGCACCCTACCGTGGGCGAGCTGCGTTATGGATCGGTTCCGGTACGGGTAAAAGATGCCACCGGCAGAGAACGTTACATTGGCAAAATTGAGGTAACTGAGGCCGAGACCATCTCATCAGCCAAAACCAAAAAGAAAAACGCGCCGCCGTTTTATACCATTGGTTACGGCTTGTGCTTTGGCCAGAATGATACCAAAGCCATCTGTATGGGTATACTGGATACAGCCATGCGCAGCCCCGATACCAGCTCGCCGGCTAATGATCAGGAGTTTATTCTGTATCACACTGAGGGTATTGAGGCCATGGGTTTTGTAAATCACCTAAAACTGCCGCATTACGTAACCTTCCAGGCCGGACTGAGCAATACCCGTGCGGCTATTGACCGCAGCACCGCCACCGCACCCAAAGAAGCCAAACAAACCGAACAATTACAATCTGTATAAAACATGATTGAGAATAAGAAATACGCCCAGAAGCACAACTTTGCTTTTATTGACGAGGCAACCAAAAAAGAGATCCGCCGCAAGTTGCTGAAGGCAGTGGCCATTCCCGGCTACCAGGTGCCTTACTCATCGCCAGAAATGCCTATTGCCCGCGGCTGGGGTACAGGCGGCCTGCACGTAACACTGGCTGTTATTGGTAAGGATGATATCTTCAAGATCATAGATCAGGGCAGCGATGCCAGCGTAAATGCCTGCAACCTGCGCGAGTTTGTGCACCAGATGACCGGCTGCCAAACCACGTATGATACCGCCGAAGCCACGCTGATCCAAACCCGCCACCGCATTACCGAGGAGGAGCTGACCGAGGACCAGATTTTTATTTACCAGGTACCACAACCCGAGCCACTGCGTAGCGTGGAGCGTTATGAATATAAAACCCGCCAGATGCACGGCGAGGCTGATTACGCCAAAATGTGGGTATCGCTGTATGAGCAAATTGTGCGCCATGGCGATATTATGCTGGGCGCCGGTTACCCGGTTAAGGTGAACCATCGTTATGTGATGGCGCCGTCGCCTATCCCTCGTTGGGATGTGCCTAACCTGAACAACTCTAAGGCACTGCACTTGTTTGGTGCCGGTAGAGAGAAACGCCTGTATGCTGTGCCACCTTATACCGTAGTGGAGCCATTGGAGTTTGATGATATCAAGTTTCACACTGAAAGTTTTGCCGGTACCGAGTGCTACCGAACTAACTACAAAAAAGCCTTTTTAGACGAACTGTATTTTGATGATGGCTCTAAGCACTACATCATTAACGACAGTAACTTTTTAGACAAGCTGGATGCCGGCCAGGAGCCCAAACAGCATGAAAATATCTACATCAATCAAATTGAAGCATGAGCCGTACACCCGATAATTGGTTGCTGAAGGTAACCGGGCTGACCAAAATTTATGGCGAGCCTAACGAAAATACGCTGGCGCTGACCGGCCCTCAATTTGGCTCAAACATCTGCCCCGAAACAGAGAGTATTGTAGCTTGCGCCGATATCAACTTTGAGCTTTATCCCGGTGAGGTGCTGGGCATTGTGGGCGAGAGTGGCTCGGGCAAAAGCACGGTGGTAAAGATGCTGTACTTCGATATAGAGAAAACCTACGGCGAGGCATTGTTAAAACCTTATGCCAATGCCGGGGTGAACACCCTGGATGAATCGAACCAAAAGAAACGTTACATACGTAACCACCTGATGGGCATGGTTTACCAGAACCCGCGCGATGGGCTGAACTTCAACTTTACATCGGGCGGTAACATTGCCGAAAAGCTGATTATGGCGGGCAACTACCATGTTGGCGGCATCCGCGAGCGTGCATCAGAACTGCTGGTAAAAACCGAGGTGCCGGTGCTGCGGATGGACGATCGTCCTTCAAACTTTAGTGGTGGTATGCAGCAGCGTGTACAAATCTCCAAAGCTATAGCCAACAACCCTCCGTTGTTGTTTTTGGATGAGGTGACTACAGGTTTGGACGTATCGGTACAAGCCAAAGTGCTGGATCTGATCCGCGAGTTGCAGCATGAACTGGGTATCGCCATGATTGTGGTATCGCATGACCTCTCGGTGATCCGCATGCTGACCGACCGCACCATGGTGATGAAGAACGGTCGCATTGTAGAAAGCGGCCTGACCGATCAGATTCTGCAAGATCCGCAGCATGCTTATTCACAATTATTGGTTAGCTCATTGCTTTAAAAAATTATCAGGAACCATGAATATTCTGGAAGTAAATAACCTGAGTAAATCGTTCGAGTTACACATCTTGAACGGCAAGAAAATAGAGGCACTCAAAAACATCAACTTTAACCTGAAAGAGGGCGAGATTATCGGCCTCACCGGTAAATCTGGTTCTGGTAAATCAAGTTTGATGAAGTGCATTTACCGCACCTATCTGTCATCGAGCGGGCAGATCATCTATCAGTCGGCCGATGGTCCGGTTGATCTGGCTGCTGCCGATGATCACCGGGTGATCAGTCTGCGCAAAACCGAGATAACCTACTGTTCGCAGTTCCTGAGCGTTATCCCACGCGTAACAGCGGTTGATGTGGTTTGCGAAAACCTGTTCCGCATAGAAAAAGATAAAGATGCCGCCCGCGAAAAAGCACGCCAAATGCTGGAGCAACTGGGCCTCCCTGCCGAGTTGTGGGATGCTTTCCCGGTAACCTTTAGCGGCGGCGAGCAGCAACGCATCAACATTGCCCGCGCCATCATTGCCCCGCCAAGATTTCTGCTGATTGACGAGCCGACAGCCTCGTTGGATCAGCGTACCAAAGATGTGGTGATTGATATGATCCTGGAGCTGAAAAACAACGGGACATCGGTACTCTGCATCTCGCATGACGAGTACACACTGCAACGCCTGTGCGATCGTCGGATTGATCTGAAATTCGGTGAGATTGTGGAGGAAGAGTTGGCGGTGGAGTAGTAGATAACTGAATAAAACATCATGTCATGCTGAGGAACGAAGCATCTCTGAGGATCGTCCTGATCGCTCGTCCGCAGAGATGCTTCGCTCTCGCTCAGCATGACATACAAGTAAACAAACACAAACAATGACCTCATTCCTAATAACCAACGCCCGCGTAGTAACCCCAACCGAAGTGCTGGAAAATGCATCGGTACAGGTAGAGCAAGGCGTCATTATAAAAATTGATAAAGACAACAGCGCCGAAGCTGCCGGTTTACCGGTAATTGATGCGCAAGGCAACATAGTGATGCCCGGCATCATTGATATCCATACCGACGCATTAGATGCTGAGGTAATTCCACGGCCAGGTGCTGATATCCCGGTTGCCGTGGCTTTTCGCGAGCTGGAGCGTAAAATGAGCGGTTGTGGTTTTACTACCGTTTACCACTCGCTGCATCTGGGGTATGAGGTGGCCGAAACCTACTCGCGCAGCAAATACACCCGTGCTGAAATTTTTGACGGCGTTTATAACTCGTCTCTCGGGCAGACCTTGCTGGACAACAAAATCCACCTGCGCTTTGAACTGTCGGGCGTCAATTCCTACGATGAATGTTTTAGCCTGATTGATCGTGGCTATGTGCAATTGCTTTCGGTAATGGATCATACGCCGGGGCAGGGCCAGTTTAGTCGCGAGAATTTTATGAAGATGATGATCAAATCGGGCAAAACAGAAGAACAGGCTACCGCCGAGTTTGAAGAATTGGCTGCCCGTCCGCGCATTGAAGGCGAGAAACTACAGCGTTTGCTGGATCACGCCCGCAGGCATGGCATCCCGGTTGCATCACACGATGATGACAGTCCGGAGAAAGTTGATCTGATGCGTAACCTGGGCGTGGCTATCTGCGAGTTTCCGATCACCATGGACACGGCATCCCACGCAGCCGAACTGGGCATGCACGTGGTTGGCGGTGCCTCAAATATTTTGCGTGGTGGCTCACTGTCTGGCAATGTGAGCATGACCGAGGCGGTGCTGAAAGGTTATGTGGATACGCTGTGTTCAGATTATTATCCGCCGGCTATCATCCACTCGGTGTTTAAGCTGCACCGCGAGCATGGCTTGCCGCTGCCGCAAGCTATTAACCTGGCTACACTTAACCCGGCTAAAGCTGTGGGTATTGATGCGTACACCGGTAGCCTGGAAGAAGGTAAAGATGCTGATCTGCTCATCGTTCGTTTGATTGATGAGATCCCGATGGTAACGCATACAGTGGTGAAGGGCAATGTGGTATCGCAGGCTGCAACCAAAATTCATAAACAAAATCTGGAAACCGCTTTTTAATATGTACACGCAGGAAATTAGAAAAATGGTTAACGAAACGCCCATCCGCGATCTGAATTACCGCAACTACCAGCAACGCCAGTTGCACGAGGTGGAGCCGGAACAGATCATTACGGCAGCGGGCAAGGTAATGCCGGCCGATAAGTTTGACTATAACGGTCAAACCTGGGAGCCAAATGAGTATAAAGGTTACGCAGTGGTATCTATGCTCAACGCCAATCCGGGTAATGAGGAGCTGACCGTGTTTTTAACCTCCCTGCAGCAGGAAATGAAGTATAACCTGCAACCCCTTAACGGCTTTTATATGCTGCCGCCAGAGAGTTTCCACCAAACGGTGGCTAACACGCTTTCGGCAGATCGTTATAAGAACAATATCCTCCATGCCGGCCTGGATGGTGCCTATCCCGGCATGGTTAAAAATGCTTTCAGCCTGCTGCCTAAACCGCAGCGACACGCCCCCATACGCATGCGCTTAGTGGGGCTTTCTGTTTTTGGTACCGCCATTGGTATGTTGGGCACGTTTGATTATGAGACCGACTATAACCGCATCACCAACTTCCGTGATGGTTTTTATGACGATGTGCAACTGGAGAACCTGGGCATCCGCATGACACGCCCTTTCATCGGTCACATTACGCTGGCTTATATAGAGCAAAAGCTCAATAAGAACCAGAAAGAACACCTGGCCACCACCATAAACGAGCTGAACGAAACCATCCGCCAAAACAAACACTATTTCCTGATCTCAAACACCGGCCTGTGTAAGTACGATCACCTGGCCGAGTTTCAGCATCAGGATAATTACCCGGTTTATCACTTCATCCATTAAGTAAAATCCATTATGCTTTATTTCGATCAATACCCGTCGGCAGCAGAAAAAAAATCAGCACACACGCTCGGCGAGGAGCCCTATATCCATCCTTCTTGTAGAATTAAAGACAGCTCGGTCGGCGGCTGGACGGCCTTGGGCGAGCATACCTGGCTGGTAGAATCAACCTTTGGCGATTACAGCTACACGGCCGGTAACGTACAGATCATCTATGCCGAAGTTGGTAAATACTGTTCTATTGCCAACAGCGTGCGCATCAATCCGGGCAATCACCCGCAATGGCGTGTTACCCAGCACCACATGACTTATCGCCGTGCAAACTACTTGTTGGGCGAAGACGATGCCGAGTTTTTCCAATGGCGACGCGATCATAAATGTGTGATCGGGCATGATGTGTGGATTGGCCATGGCGCGGTAATTATGCCAGGTGTTGCTATTGGCACCGGTGCCATTATTGGATCGGGAGCGGTGGTAACCAAAGATGTCGGTCCGTATGAGATTGCCGTAGGCGTAGCAGCCAAAGTGATTAAAAAACGTTTTGACGACGAGACCATTGCCCGCCTGCTGGACAGCGAGTGGTGGAACTGGGACCGCGAAACGCTGGAACAAAACTTTGCCGATTTGCTTGACCTGGACACGTTTCTGCATAAGCACACAAAACAAGCTATAGTATGAAAAACTTTTTGATGATGGTGTTGGGCATGGCCATGCTATGGCTCAGCAGCTGTAAAGACAAAACCGCGCTCAATAAAAATAATGAGCCCACAACTCTCGTCATTGCCTATGCCGGTGGCGGTTTGCAGGGCCTCACCAAAACCCGCCTGGAACCCACTCGCAAATACCTGGAGCGGGAGCTGGGCATACCGGTAGAGTTTGTTTTTACGCACGATTATACGGCGGTGATTGAAGCCATTCACGCTAAAAAAGTGCACATGGCGCAGTTGAGTCCTTTCTCTTACATCCTTGCTTCTCAAAATAAAGACATTACCCCAATGGTGGCCATTGGCCAGGATGGGAAGCCGAGCATGTATCACAGCATCATCATCACCAATGCAAAATCGGGCATTAACAGTATGGACGATGTGAAGCGCCGGGCCAAAAACCTCACTATCGGTTTTGCAGATCCGGCTTCAACTTCGGGCCATTTAATTCCAACGGCTTATCTAAATACCATCGGCCTTGATCCGGAAAAAGGCGCTTTTAAGCAAACCATGTTTGCAGGCAGTCACCCGGCGGTGGTGATGTCGGTAAAAGCGGGCAAGCTTGATCTGGGCTGTACTGCTGCCGAATATAGCATCCACGTACTGGAACGGATGAAGATGATCAACCCGGGAGATATCAAGATACTCTGGCAATCTGAGCCGATCGTGGCGTCGCCGATAGTGATTCGGAGTGATATCAACCCAGCTTTCGCTGCCAAAGTGCAGCGCCTGTACATTGAACAATACAAGCGCGACCCTGAATCGCTGGAAACTTATCTCAAAGCATACATCAAAGATCCGGGTAAACGTGCTTACATGCCCATCCAGGATTCGATGTATAACGGCTTGCGCAAGGTGGCAGCCGGTATTAAAGATCTGTCATTGGTAAAAGAATAAACCCTTACAGCCATGATAGAAGTAAAAAACCTGGTAAAGGTACTGCCAAACGGACGCAGGGTGCTGGATGGCGTTAGTTTTAAAGTTGATAAAGGCGAGTTTGTGGGCATTTTGGGTCCCAGCGGTGCCGGTAAATCGCTCACCCTGCGTTGTCTGAACGGGTTGCTGAAACCCGACGAAGGCTCAGTAACGCTGACCGACGCCAGCGGCCGCCAATATGATATTACCAAGGCCAACAAAAAAGAGCTGCGCACGGCCCGGCAAAAGATAGGCGTCATTTTTCAAGGCTATCATCTGGTGAAGCGTCTGCCGGCTATTGATAACGTGATGATCGGTCGGCTGGGGCAGATCAGCACGCTGCGCAGCCTGCTTTACGGCTTTACCGACCGCGAAGCCGAAGAAGCCAAAAAAGCTTTAGAACAAGTAAAAATGGAAGCATTGGCCGGAGCTATAACTTCAGGCCTAAGCGGCGGCGAGATGCAACGCGTGGCTATTGCCCGCGCCATCTATCAGCAACCATCGTTACTGCTGGCAGATGAGCCGATATCTAACCTCGACCCGAGCAATGCCAAAATGATTATGAAACTGATCAGGCCGCTTTCGGCAGATATCCCGGTGATCGGCGTGTTCCATCAGCCGGAGATGACGGCCAAATACTGCACCCGCGTTATCGCCATCAAAGATGGCAAGGTGTTGTATGACGGTGACCCGAAACTGACTAATGATCAGCTGGTGGAGATTTACGGCGAGGAGCTGCAACAGATGGAACATTACGAGCAACCGGTACCGGTTATCGCCTAAATAACATCAGATTATGGCAACAACATTAGCTGATTTTAGTCCCAAACGGTATGGCAAGCTGGTGCTACCCGCATTGGTATTGTTTGGGTTGATAGAGCTGAGCGCCTGGGTTTGCGGCGCCAGTTTTGGTAAACTAATCAAAGGTTTTTTTGACGGCATTGATTTTATGAGTCACATGTTTCCGCCTGATTGGAGCGCGTTCCCGGACATGCTTGAACCGGCGCTGCAATCCATCGTTACGGCTTTTCTGGGTACGCTGTTTGGCGTGGTGTTCTCGGTAGTGTTTGCCCTGCTGGCAGCGGCCAACATTACCCACCCGGTGGTACGCAATATCTCCAGGTTTATCATCGGTTTGGAACGATCGATCCCTGAGATCGTCATCCTGCTTACGCTGATTGCTGCGTATGGACTAGGCATCATGTCGGGCATTGTGGCGTTGACGCTCAGTTGTATCGGCATGATGGGCAAACTGCTGGGCGATGCCATTGAGGAGATAGATCACGTAATGATCGAGTCCATCCAATCAGTAGGTGCGCGTAAGCTGCAGGTTATCTGGTTTGGG
This region of Mucilaginibacter yixingensis genomic DNA includes:
- a CDS encoding response regulator transcription factor, translated to MRKNRLVIIDDQYDVLELLKYNFTREGYEVKYFFTAVDALKYITNDNTDLVLTDWVLPEMDGLELCKNLKMSMATQDIPLVMLTGKNDEIDAVTALEVGADDYLVKPLRIKEMMTRVKKILRRKLADDTIKTTTVVQDKLDFGALRLDVIAYKVYLNNCELDLTIGEFKLLELLAKYPGKVFSRNQIIEKINGPQYFATERSIDVQIVGLRKKLGIYKEAVETVRSVGYRFNVAPFKVE
- the phnH gene encoding phosphonate C-P lyase system protein PhnH; translation: MQTAIYDQIFDAQQHYRLILDSMARPGKISVFPELELDYPAGINRASILIAMALLNTDVSFTALAEFEGAIADYIALHTSAVKAELTETDFVFVPQNFNAEFIYSLKVGNLPYPEESATIIADANAISTAPFPGAMELTLKGPGINGTTVIYIAGLNPEILDELKIQNAEFPLGIDLMVTDADANLICIPRSTSVVISH
- a CDS encoding phosphate/phosphite/phosphonate ABC transporter substrate-binding protein → MKNFLMMVLGMAMLWLSSCKDKTALNKNNEPTTLVIAYAGGGLQGLTKTRLEPTRKYLERELGIPVEFVFTHDYTAVIEAIHAKKVHMAQLSPFSYILASQNKDITPMVAIGQDGKPSMYHSIIITNAKSGINSMDDVKRRAKNLTIGFADPASTSGHLIPTAYLNTIGLDPEKGAFKQTMFAGSHPAVVMSVKAGKLDLGCTAAEYSIHVLERMKMINPGDIKILWQSEPIVASPIVIRSDINPAFAAKVQRLYIEQYKRDPESLETYLKAYIKDPGKRAYMPIQDSMYNGLRKVAAGIKDLSLVKE
- a CDS encoding phosphonate C-P lyase system protein PhnG gives rise to the protein MPEQDYILCECALAPLEQLVTALEGSVEIAMLKEPAICMVMIKAEDSVEFQPFYLGEALATECEMLVNGMRGIGVCLGDEPVRSYCIAFMDAYTQMPGADMPRVNQFLTEQADAIERAVKLENELIMRTKVDFKLMEQD
- a CDS encoding carbon-phosphorus lyase complex subunit PhnI, producing the protein MGYVAVKGGTDAIHNSQLLLEFYRLKDATTPLDIQQIKAQLRMAIDKVMGEGGLYTPEYAAIAIKQAEGEVFEAAFILRAFRATLQRKYYSEAINTREMFVKRKISASFREIPGGQVLGPTRDYTQRMLDTTKATETEEQMQEFLTEFLSGIDQDKLKSIGRYAKVIDLLKNEGLLQPADPNEDRILKDVTREAIRFPAPRSARLQMLCRAETGGLMSLGYASMRGFGSVHPTVGELRYGSVPVRVKDATGRERYIGKIEVTEAETISSAKTKKKNAPPFYTIGYGLCFGQNDTKAICMGILDTAMRSPDTSSPANDQEFILYHTEGIEAMGFVNHLKLPHYVTFQAGLSNTRAAIDRSTATAPKEAKQTEQLQSV
- a CDS encoding alpha-D-ribose 1-methylphosphonate 5-phosphate C-P-lyase PhnJ, coding for MIENKKYAQKHNFAFIDEATKKEIRRKLLKAVAIPGYQVPYSSPEMPIARGWGTGGLHVTLAVIGKDDIFKIIDQGSDASVNACNLREFVHQMTGCQTTYDTAEATLIQTRHRITEEELTEDQIFIYQVPQPEPLRSVERYEYKTRQMHGEADYAKMWVSLYEQIVRHGDIMLGAGYPVKVNHRYVMAPSPIPRWDVPNLNNSKALHLFGAGREKRLYAVPPYTVVEPLEFDDIKFHTESFAGTECYRTNYKKAFLDELYFDDGSKHYIINDSNFLDKLDAGQEPKQHENIYINQIEA
- the phnE gene encoding phosphonate ABC transporter, permease protein PhnE: MATTLADFSPKRYGKLVLPALVLFGLIELSAWVCGASFGKLIKGFFDGIDFMSHMFPPDWSAFPDMLEPALQSIVTAFLGTLFGVVFSVVFALLAAANITHPVVRNISRFIIGLERSIPEIVILLTLIAAYGLGIMSGIVALTLSCIGMMGKLLGDAIEEIDHVMIESIQSVGARKLQVIWFGVIPQIVPAIISYTLFRFELNIRLSVILGAVGAGGIGYELDYAFGLLEYHRALSAVLVILVMVMGTGMLSTFVRKKIKLKGALV
- a CDS encoding endonuclease/exonuclease/phosphatase family protein, giving the protein MQIRIVTINTWKCDGDYYNRIKLLAAQLKMLTPHVVACQECFLSEDESIDTLRYLAEELDMYYHFTFARFKQRQVGNKTINSYSGLGLLSAFPIRDVQEFDLPMSTADGQRRVQQAHLEINEEKQLLLTNVHLTHLHNGEDLRKEQVVMLAENLISRTEAYNVVCGDFNATQQSDEITLFHQLTGAVDCYEAGGGNEPRKGYGSLTVKDVDHIFSVPSGPCNTVPTFIKSAIVLNEPDEGSGLYPSDHFGVGTTLITI
- a CDS encoding acetyltransferase; the encoded protein is MLYFDQYPSAAEKKSAHTLGEEPYIHPSCRIKDSSVGGWTALGEHTWLVESTFGDYSYTAGNVQIIYAEVGKYCSIANSVRINPGNHPQWRVTQHHMTYRRANYLLGEDDAEFFQWRRDHKCVIGHDVWIGHGAVIMPGVAIGTGAIIGSGAVVTKDVGPYEIAVGVAAKVIKKRFDDETIARLLDSEWWNWDRETLEQNFADLLDLDTFLHKHTKQAIV
- the phnL gene encoding phosphonate C-P lyase system protein PhnL; translated protein: MNILEVNNLSKSFELHILNGKKIEALKNINFNLKEGEIIGLTGKSGSGKSSLMKCIYRTYLSSSGQIIYQSADGPVDLAAADDHRVISLRKTEITYCSQFLSVIPRVTAVDVVCENLFRIEKDKDAAREKARQMLEQLGLPAELWDAFPVTFSGGEQQRINIARAIIAPPRFLLIDEPTASLDQRTKDVVIDMILELKNNGTSVLCISHDEYTLQRLCDRRIDLKFGEIVEEELAVE
- a CDS encoding ATP-binding cassette domain-containing protein, with amino-acid sequence MSRTPDNWLLKVTGLTKIYGEPNENTLALTGPQFGSNICPETESIVACADINFELYPGEVLGIVGESGSGKSTVVKMLYFDIEKTYGEALLKPYANAGVNTLDESNQKKRYIRNHLMGMVYQNPRDGLNFNFTSGGNIAEKLIMAGNYHVGGIRERASELLVKTEVPVLRMDDRPSNFSGGMQQRVQISKAIANNPPLLFLDEVTTGLDVSVQAKVLDLIRELQHELGIAMIVVSHDLSVIRMLTDRTMVMKNGRIVESGLTDQILQDPQHAYSQLLVSSLL
- a CDS encoding phosphonate ABC transporter ATP-binding protein, translated to MIEVKNLVKVLPNGRRVLDGVSFKVDKGEFVGILGPSGAGKSLTLRCLNGLLKPDEGSVTLTDASGRQYDITKANKKELRTARQKIGVIFQGYHLVKRLPAIDNVMIGRLGQISTLRSLLYGFTDREAEEAKKALEQVKMEALAGAITSGLSGGEMQRVAIARAIYQQPSLLLADEPISNLDPSNAKMIMKLIRPLSADIPVIGVFHQPEMTAKYCTRVIAIKDGKVLYDGDPKLTNDQLVEIYGEELQQMEHYEQPVPVIA